Proteins from a single region of Pyrus communis chromosome 6, drPyrComm1.1, whole genome shotgun sequence:
- the LOC137738137 gene encoding F-box/kelch-repeat protein At1g23390-like, translating into MALHVQIPTKISSIEDQEEAPLYGDILEAILYHVPLLYLVPACHVSKSWNRAVSSSLRHLNRNVKPWLIVLAQTIRSPYKINARAYDPASHAWIDIHFQPSMKSISTLRSSHSTLLYMLSPSKLAFSTDPLHHTWNHVDAPLVWRTDPIVALVGHRIVVAGGTCDYEDDPLAVEIYDTRERTWGTCNSMPAILKDSAASTWLSVAVDDSKLYVTDKNTGLTYTFDPDSKTWCGPYDLCPDRTVFGAVTGFANGRFILVEAVGSAGNLKTMKVWEVNGVSLECKTLIGEMPPAMVEKLKGETDCAGTVSMSCTRDMVCLHNTWSPEELILCELVDGGCRWGSVGNAVVNDGTRMQKLVVKCSNVGLPDLHKAVQLGALKVV; encoded by the coding sequence ATGGCGTTGCATGTTCAAATTCCGACCAAAATCTCCAGCATCGAAGACCAGGAAGAAGCTCCACTCTACGGAGACATCCTAGAGGCCATACTCTACCACGTGCCTCTCCTTTACCTCGTTCCTGCCTGTCACGTGTCCAAGTCCTGGAACCGCGCCGTCTCCTCCTCCCTCCGCCACCTCAACCGAAACGTCAAGCCCTGGCTCATTGTCCTCGCCCAAACGATCAGGTCTCCCTACAAGATCAACGCACGTGCCTACGACCCTGCCTCGCACGCTTGGATCGACATCCACTTTCAGCCGTCCATGAAATCCATCTCCACCCTCCGATCCTCCCACTCCACGCTCCTCTACATGCTGTCTCCCTCCAAATTAGCCTTCTCAACCGACCCCCTCCACCACACGTGGAACCACGTGGACGCCCCGTTGGTCTGGCGCACCGACCCGATTGTCGCGCTGGTGGGCCACCGCATAGTCGTCGCAGGCGGCACCTGCGATTACGAGGACGACCCCCTGGCCGTCGAAATTTACGACACGAGGGAGCGCACATGGGGAACGTGCAACTCAATGCCCGCTATCCTCAAGGACTCTGCTGCCTCCACGTGGCTCTCGGTCGCCGTTGACGACAGCAAACTGTACGTGACGGATAAAAACACCGGTTTGACCTACACCTTCGATCCCGATTCCAAGACGTGGTGTGGACCGTACGATCTGTGTCCCGACAGGACGGTGTTCGGGGCGGTGACGGGATTCGCTAATGGCCGCTTTATTTTGGTGGAGGCGGTCGGAAGCGCGGGGAATTTGAAAACCATGAAAGTGTGGGAAGTGAACGGGGTGTCGCTTGAGTGCAAAACGTTGATCGGGGAGATGCCGCCGGCGATGGTGGAGAAGCTGAAGGGCGAGACAGACTGCGCGGGGACGGTTTCGATGAGCTGCACGAGAGATATGGTGTGCCTGCATAACACTTGGTCGCCGGAGGAGCTGATCCTCTGCGAGCTTGTCGACGGCGGGTGCAGGTGGGGGAGCGTAGGGAATGCGGTTGTGAACGACGGCACCCGAATGCAGAAGTTGGTGGTGAAGTGTTCGAATGTTGGTCTACCGGATTTGCATAAAGCCGTACAACTTGGAGCGCTGAAAGTGGTTTGA